A portion of the Jaculus jaculus isolate mJacJac1 chromosome 5, mJacJac1.mat.Y.cur, whole genome shotgun sequence genome contains these proteins:
- the Aadacl4 gene encoding arylacetamide deacetylase-like 4 — translation MAVLWLGLLGGLLAFPLGLFVWAVVRHLVTAEIPATIQHPVRLRFLHCVVLYVFAWPTVHTGGRQETPNTGWQWLAVAPCACQGSAHSSLSLFSLQQGSILEKLRICSTPRLLQFLQDIGTIKKDPKLVVTDMRFGSIPVRLYQPKAASCKARRGIIFFHGGGAICGSLDSYHSLCSFLSRETDSVVLSVGYRKLPDYHHPVITQDCLNASIHFLKTLQTYGVDPSRVVISGESVGAWAAAVVMQALLNRPNLPQLRAQVLICPPLQAINFFLPSFQQHQNVPFLTKDIVMLAVCKYLAIDRSWEDAILKGAGIPPDAWEKYKKWLSSENIPKRFRTQGLQPEFPGPFNEAAYLETRHVLDVENSPLLADDKVIAQLPEAFLVSYENDILRDDTLLYKKRLEDQGVPVTWCHVEDGFHGCILLFDKKPFCFPSSLRAVNAVVSYINGI, via the exons ATGGCTGTCCTGTGGCTGGGACTCCTAGGGGGGCTGCTCGCCTTTCCCCTGGGACTCTTCGTGTGGGCTGTCGTCAGACACCTGGTCACTGCGGAAATCCCCGCCACCATACAGCATCCGGTCAGGCTCAGGTTTTTGCATTGTGTGGTGCTGTACGTGTTTGCTTGG CCCACTGTACACACGGGAGGCAGGCAAGAAACGCCCAACACAGGCTGGCAATGGTTAGCGGTGGCACCATGCGCATGCCAGGGCAGTGCCCAcagctccctttccctcttttccctccaaCAGGGTAGTATACTGGAGAAGCTGAGGATTTGCTCCACACCCAGATTGCTCCAGTTTTTACAGGACATAGGGACCATCAAGAAGGACCCCAAATTAGTGGTGACCGACATGCGCTTTGGGTCCATCCCTGTGAGGCTATACCAGCCCAAGGCCGCTTCCTGCAAAGCCCGGCGGGGCATCATCTTCTTCCACGGAGGGGGCGCCATATGTGGCAGCCTGG ATAGTTACCACAGCCTGTGCAGTTTCCTGTCCCGGGAGACAGACTCGGTGGTGCTGTCTGTGGG gtACCGCAAGCTTCCTGACTACCATCATCCTGTCATTACCCAGGACTGCCTGAATGCCTCCATCCACTTCCTGAAGACCCTGCAAACCTATGGGGTAGACCCCTCCCGGGTGGTGATCTCGGGAGAAAGTGTTGGAGCTTGGGCTGCGGCTGTTGTGATGCAGGCTTTGCTCAACAGACCCAATCTCCCCCAGCTCCGGGCTCAGGTCCTGATTTGTCCACCCCTGCAGGCTATCAATTTCTTCCTGCCATCTTTTCAGCAGCACCAAAACGTCCCATTCCTCACTAAAGACATAGTGATGTTGGCTGTGTGTAAATATCTGGCCATTGACCGCTCCTGGGAAGATGCCATATTGAAAGGTGCTGGTATACCCCCAGATGCCTGGGAGAAGTacaagaaatggctcagctctGAAAATATCCCCAAAAGATTCAGGACTCAAGGCCTACAACCTGAGTTTCCTGGACCTTTTAATGAGGCTGCTTATCTAGAAACCAGACATGTTTTAGATGTAGAAAATTCACCCCTCTTAGCCGATGACAAGGTCATCGCTCAGCTTCCCGAGGCCTTCCTGGTGAGCTATGAGAACGACATCCTCCGCGATGACACCTTGCTCTATAAGAAGCGCCTGGAAGACCAGGGCGTCCCTGTGACCTGGTGCCATGTGGAGGATGGCTTTCATGGGTGCATACTGTTATTTGATAAGAAGCCTTTCtgtttcccctcctccctgagaGCTGTAAATGCTGTGGTCAGTTACATAAATGGTATTTGA